A window of the Desulforapulum autotrophicum HRM2 genome harbors these coding sequences:
- the acd gene encoding glutaryl-CoA dehydrogenase Acd gives MDFRLSKEMTMLQKAVREFVRKKITPNADAWDEANYFPYKEAVLPMGELGFYGTVIPEEYGGEDMGWMAAMIVTEEIAKGSSSLRVQVNMQVLGCAYGIFKYGTEAAKKRYVEKLCTAEYLGGFGITEADAGSDVMAMATTAEDKGDHYLLNGSKTWISNAAIADVLICYAYTDKEIGTKGLSAFVIEPKNFPGITTSALEKLGSHSSPTGEVFLDNVKVPKENLLGKPGDGAKILFGSLNHTRLSAAAGGVGLAQACLDEAIKYCNTRKQFGKPIGLFQMNQDMIAQMAAEIDAARFMVYRAAFEKDQGNINNGLDVAKAKYLAGEVATKASNFAMRILGAYGYSTEYPVARFYRDAPTYSMVEGSANICKMIIALDQLGIKRANR, from the coding sequence ATGGATTTCAGACTCTCCAAAGAGATGACAATGTTGCAGAAGGCCGTCAGGGAATTTGTACGAAAGAAGATCACCCCCAATGCCGATGCCTGGGATGAGGCTAACTATTTTCCCTACAAGGAGGCCGTACTTCCCATGGGTGAGCTTGGGTTCTACGGCACGGTGATCCCCGAGGAGTACGGCGGAGAAGACATGGGCTGGATGGCTGCCATGATTGTCACCGAGGAGATTGCCAAGGGCTCAAGTTCTCTCAGGGTCCAGGTCAACATGCAGGTTTTGGGATGTGCATATGGGATCTTTAAATATGGTACTGAGGCCGCAAAGAAACGCTATGTTGAAAAGCTCTGCACCGCCGAATACCTGGGCGGTTTCGGTATTACCGAGGCCGATGCAGGATCTGATGTCATGGCCATGGCCACCACGGCCGAGGACAAGGGCGACCATTATCTGCTCAACGGGTCAAAGACCTGGATCTCCAATGCGGCCATTGCCGATGTTTTGATCTGCTATGCCTATACGGACAAGGAGATCGGTACCAAGGGATTGTCCGCCTTTGTGATCGAGCCGAAAAATTTTCCTGGGATCACCACATCAGCCCTTGAGAAGTTAGGTTCACACTCTTCTCCCACGGGAGAGGTGTTCCTGGATAATGTCAAGGTGCCCAAGGAGAATCTGCTTGGAAAACCAGGGGACGGGGCAAAGATTCTGTTCGGGTCCTTGAACCACACTCGTCTTTCGGCCGCAGCAGGCGGGGTGGGCCTTGCCCAGGCATGCCTTGACGAGGCCATTAAATACTGCAATACCAGGAAACAGTTTGGCAAACCCATTGGGCTTTTCCAGATGAATCAGGATATGATCGCCCAGATGGCAGCCGAGATTGATGCGGCCCGTTTCATGGTTTACCGGGCAGCCTTTGAAAAGGATCAGGGTAATATAAACAACGGTCTTGACGTTGCCAAGGCCAAGTACCTTGCAGGCGAAGTGGCCACCAAGGCGTCTAATTTTGCCATGAGAATCCTTGGGGCCTATGGCTATTCAACGGAATACCCTGTGGCCCGTTTTTACAGGGACGCCCCCACCTACAGCATGGTGGAAGGTTCTGCCAACATTTGCAAGATGATCATCGCCCTTGATCAGCTGGGCATTAAACGGGCGAACAGATAG
- a CDS encoding AF1514 family protein, with amino-acid sequence MARIAPQPSDTSVEYIRLEVEDSDLDFSKAQAFAKKAALGKTEMPMLLAWNDEIRGIFHPTFECGKTKDPAWIVFARARGANLTIDINNGDYVFMFLKL; translated from the coding sequence ATGGCACGAATTGCCCCCCAACCCTCTGATACCTCGGTTGAATACATCCGGCTTGAGGTGGAGGACTCTGATCTGGATTTTTCCAAAGCCCAGGCCTTTGCCAAAAAAGCAGCCCTGGGAAAAACTGAAATGCCGATGCTGCTTGCCTGGAACGACGAAATCAGAGGCATTTTTCATCCTACCTTTGAATGCGGAAAAACAAAAGACCCCGCCTGGATCGTCTTTGCCCGGGCCAGGGGAGCCAATCTTACCATTGATATTAACAACGGGGACTATGTCTTTATGTTCCTCAAGCTGTGA
- a CDS encoding CoA transferase subunit A → MNVGQNKVMELKEAIATFVKPGSHLSIGGFTINRNPMAAVYEIIRQKIKNLHLYVHSNGQGMDELIGAGCISKLEIAYGGNGKFASTCIRFKKAVQAGTIEVEDYTNYQMTLRFLAGSMGIPFLPTRSSLGTDIINRWGFSKEMRKGSPKIPDEKLIEFENPFTGWCDTQKVVLVPAINPDVTIIHVQKADRSGNCRIEGLTFADVEQAKAAKHLVVTCETLCDNDELKKESNQNQIPFIHVDAVVHVPNGAFPTACYMHYDYDPQYLHMYADHAKDDDMYQAYLDRYVYTPQTHGALVELMGADAMARLAADPRTGYAANLDRS, encoded by the coding sequence ATGAACGTCGGGCAAAATAAAGTAATGGAGCTTAAAGAGGCGATTGCCACCTTTGTTAAACCGGGCAGTCACCTTTCCATCGGCGGGTTCACCATCAACCGCAATCCCATGGCTGCGGTCTATGAGATCATTCGTCAGAAGATTAAGAATCTCCATCTCTATGTTCATTCCAATGGCCAGGGCATGGACGAACTCATTGGGGCAGGATGCATCTCAAAGCTTGAGATCGCCTATGGGGGCAATGGAAAATTTGCATCCACCTGCATACGGTTCAAGAAGGCCGTTCAGGCGGGCACCATTGAGGTGGAAGATTATACCAACTACCAGATGACTTTGAGATTTCTGGCTGGGTCCATGGGCATTCCCTTTTTGCCCACCCGGTCCTCCCTTGGTACGGATATCATTAACCGATGGGGATTTTCCAAAGAGATGAGAAAAGGTTCTCCCAAAATACCGGACGAAAAACTCATTGAGTTTGAAAATCCCTTTACAGGGTGGTGCGATACCCAAAAGGTGGTCCTGGTACCTGCCATCAACCCGGATGTCACCATCATCCATGTCCAGAAGGCAGACCGAAGCGGCAACTGCCGGATTGAAGGATTGACCTTTGCCGATGTGGAGCAGGCCAAGGCGGCCAAACACCTGGTGGTCACCTGTGAAACCCTGTGCGACAACGACGAACTCAAAAAAGAATCCAATCAAAACCAGATTCCTTTCATCCATGTGGATGCCGTGGTCCATGTGCCCAACGGGGCTTTTCCCACGGCCTGTTACATGCACTATGATTATGACCCCCAGTATCTGCACATGTATGCCGACCATGCAAAGGACGATGACATGTACCAGGCTTATCTGGATCGCTATGTTTATACGCCGCAAACCCATGGGGCACTGGTGGAACTCATGGGGGCCGATGCCATGGCACGCCTGGCAGCAGACCCGCGAACGGGCTATGCCGCCAATCTTGACCGAAGTTGA
- a CDS encoding acyl-CoA carboxylase subunit beta — protein MRPYFEKMPDFGNPLKKGQIKRGVDNAQSLKAVEQEIDEAVDTIKNAGFSEEKINARGQMTVWQRLDYIVDKGTWSPLHILYNPANNSEGTTNVIDGLGKISGRWAVIIGFDNKVMAGAWLAGQSENILRVTDLAKRLNIPLVWLVNCSGAKLTEQEKFYANRRGAGTPFYRHAELNQMGIPVLAGIYGTNPAGGGYQSISPTILFAHKDCNIAVGGAGIVSGMAPKGNFDGAAAEQIIENTRHFKSHPPGSVATHYDGTGFFRYVYEEETGVLDGLKEYMAEIPAYNPRFFRVAEPAEPKFDAQDLYNLLPIDQKKVYDFEEILARLVDNSESMEFRPGYGPEVYTGLCKVNGFLVGIIGNRQGYLGKGYPEYADYPGMGGKLYRQGMIKMNEFVTLAGRDRIPLIWFQDTSGIDVGDTAEKAELLGIGQSLIYSIQQTDLPQMMVLLRKGSAAAHYLLGGPQGNDTNAFSIGTAASEVYVMHGETAAVAMYSRRLVKEKDAGRPIEPIIEKMNKIADDYKTFSRPKYCAEVGYVDEIVKLSEIRNYMVAFTGSAYQNPKSICPQHQMILPRIIKG, from the coding sequence ATGAGACCATATTTTGAAAAAATGCCGGACTTTGGCAACCCATTGAAAAAGGGGCAGATCAAGCGGGGCGTGGACAATGCCCAAAGCCTCAAGGCCGTGGAGCAGGAGATCGACGAGGCCGTAGACACCATCAAGAACGCAGGCTTTTCCGAAGAAAAGATCAATGCCCGGGGCCAGATGACCGTGTGGCAGCGCCTTGATTACATCGTGGACAAGGGCACCTGGTCGCCCCTGCACATTCTTTACAATCCGGCCAACAACAGCGAGGGAACCACCAATGTGATTGATGGTCTGGGCAAGATTTCCGGACGCTGGGCCGTGATCATCGGGTTTGACAACAAGGTCATGGCCGGGGCCTGGCTTGCCGGTCAGTCTGAAAACATCCTCAGGGTAACCGACCTTGCCAAGCGGCTGAACATTCCCCTGGTGTGGCTGGTCAACTGCAGCGGGGCAAAACTGACCGAGCAGGAGAAATTCTACGCCAATCGCAGGGGGGCAGGAACGCCCTTTTACCGCCATGCTGAGCTCAATCAGATGGGCATTCCCGTGCTTGCCGGCATCTACGGCACCAACCCTGCAGGTGGCGGTTACCAGAGCATCAGCCCCACCATCCTCTTTGCCCACAAGGATTGCAACATCGCCGTTGGCGGTGCCGGCATTGTGAGCGGCATGGCTCCCAAGGGCAATTTTGACGGAGCCGCAGCTGAACAGATCATCGAAAATACCCGGCATTTCAAGAGCCATCCCCCGGGAAGCGTTGCCACCCATTACGATGGCACGGGGTTCTTCAGGTATGTGTACGAGGAAGAAACCGGTGTGCTGGACGGCCTTAAAGAGTACATGGCCGAAATTCCTGCCTACAACCCCAGGTTTTTCCGGGTGGCTGAACCTGCTGAACCCAAGTTTGATGCCCAGGATCTTTACAACCTGCTGCCCATTGACCAGAAAAAGGTCTATGACTTTGAGGAAATTTTGGCCAGGCTGGTGGATAACTCGGAATCCATGGAGTTCAGGCCCGGGTATGGACCCGAGGTCTACACCGGACTGTGCAAGGTCAATGGATTTCTTGTGGGCATCATCGGCAACCGCCAGGGATACCTTGGCAAAGGGTATCCGGAGTATGCCGATTACCCGGGCATGGGCGGCAAGCTCTACCGCCAGGGCATGATCAAGATGAACGAGTTTGTCACCCTGGCCGGCCGGGATCGGATACCGCTGATCTGGTTCCAGGACACCTCGGGAATCGACGTGGGGGATACGGCTGAAAAGGCCGAACTCCTCGGCATCGGCCAGAGCCTGATCTACTCGATCCAGCAGACCGATCTTCCCCAGATGATGGTACTTTTACGCAAAGGCTCTGCTGCGGCCCACTATCTCCTGGGCGGTCCCCAGGGCAACGATACCAACGCTTTTTCCATTGGCACGGCTGCAAGCGAGGTCTATGTGATGCACGGGGAAACAGCCGCCGTTGCCATGTATTCCCGCCGTCTGGTCAAGGAAAAGGATGCCGGCCGGCCCATCGAGCCCATCATTGAAAAGATGAACAAGATCGCCGATGATTACAAAACCTTTTCACGGCCCAAATACTGCGCCGAAGTCGGGTATGTGGACGAGATCGTAAAGCTGTCCGAGATCCGGAACTACATGGTTGCCTTTACCGGTTCTGCCTACCAGAATCCAAAATCCATCTGTCCCCAGCACCAGATGATTCTGCCAAGGATCATCAAGGGGTAA
- a CDS encoding sodium ion-translocating decarboxylase subunit beta yields MDLIKYLIETTGFVHLTPGMVVMWIIALGLMYLAIAKNYEPLLLLPIGFGILVANLPLAGLMTPEEGLLWKFYHFGIQWEVIPPLIFLGLGALTDFGPMLARPSLLFLGAGAQAGVYITFFAAQAMGFNIQEAATIGIIGGADGPTTIFLASKLAPHMLGVCAVAAYSYMALVPIIQPPIMRLMTTDAERKIRMKKIRKVNKLEKIFFPVVAALVIILLIPAAAPLIAMFMLGNLFRESGVVERLTHASQNELLNIVTIFLGLPVGATMNAEVFLKPEVIFVFCLGLVAFSVSTAMGIVLAKIMNLFLKDKINPLLGAAGVSAVPMAARVVHKVAQEADKKNYLLMYAMGPNVAGVIGTVIAAGIFLTLLQ; encoded by the coding sequence ATGGATCTTATTAAGTATCTCATTGAGACAACGGGTTTTGTCCATTTAACCCCGGGCATGGTGGTAATGTGGATCATTGCCCTGGGCCTGATGTATCTTGCCATTGCAAAAAACTATGAGCCGCTGCTGCTGCTGCCCATCGGGTTCGGTATCCTGGTTGCCAATCTGCCCCTTGCAGGGTTGATGACGCCTGAAGAGGGACTGCTCTGGAAATTTTATCATTTCGGCATCCAGTGGGAGGTGATTCCGCCGTTGATCTTTCTGGGCCTTGGGGCGCTTACCGATTTTGGCCCCATGCTGGCAAGACCCTCACTGCTGTTTCTGGGGGCAGGGGCCCAGGCCGGGGTGTACATCACTTTTTTTGCGGCCCAGGCCATGGGGTTCAACATCCAGGAGGCGGCCACCATCGGTATCATCGGCGGGGCTGATGGACCCACCACCATCTTTCTGGCATCCAAGCTTGCCCCCCACATGCTCGGCGTTTGTGCCGTTGCGGCCTATTCTTACATGGCCCTGGTGCCCATTATCCAGCCGCCCATCATGCGCCTGATGACCACGGATGCGGAGCGTAAGATCAGGATGAAGAAAATAAGAAAGGTCAACAAGCTGGAAAAGATTTTTTTCCCGGTTGTGGCAGCCCTTGTGATCATTCTTCTGATTCCCGCAGCAGCGCCGCTCATCGCCATGTTCATGCTGGGTAACCTTTTCAGGGAGTCCGGGGTGGTTGAACGGTTGACCCACGCCTCCCAGAACGAGCTGTTGAACATTGTCACCATTTTTCTTGGCCTGCCCGTGGGTGCTACCATGAATGCCGAGGTGTTTTTGAAACCTGAGGTGATTTTTGTGTTCTGCCTGGGTCTTGTTGCCTTTTCCGTGAGTACGGCAATGGGGATTGTACTTGCTAAGATCATGAATCTGTTTCTAAAGGATAAGATCAATCCGTTGCTGGGGGCTGCAGGGGTATCTGCCGTGCCCATGGCGGCCCGGGTGGTCCACAAGGTGGCCCAGGAGGCCGACAAAAAGAATTATCTGCTGATGTATGCCATGGGACCCAATGTGGCAGGCGTCATTGGTACTGTCATTGCCGCAGGGATTTTTCTGACCCTGTTGCAGTAG
- a CDS encoding CoA-transferase subunit beta — protein MEYTLKEMMTIVAARQIQDLDIVFCGTGISMLAAMAAKKINAPESVIFFETGAIDSRLEEIPMAVADSRVMFHTSSNGGLLDAFATMQNKITGDHVIGILGAAQIDKFGNLNSTVIGDYDHPKTRFSGSGGGCDVASFVPKSLIFMQQERRKFVKKLDYLTSPGYLDGPDGRTNAGLSRGGPMMVITNMGTMGFDDTTKEMYLSGYYPGITPEQILEKMEFSVDVSRAGEVAPPTAEELRILREECDPQGLIL, from the coding sequence ATGGAATACACATTAAAAGAGATGATGACAATCGTAGCCGCAAGGCAGATCCAGGACTTGGACATCGTGTTTTGCGGAACGGGAATATCCATGCTGGCGGCAATGGCGGCCAAAAAAATAAATGCACCTGAGAGCGTTATTTTCTTTGAAACCGGTGCCATTGATTCACGGCTTGAAGAGATTCCCATGGCCGTGGCCGACTCCAGGGTCATGTTCCACACTTCGTCCAATGGTGGGCTTCTGGACGCGTTTGCAACCATGCAGAACAAGATCACGGGTGACCATGTGATCGGTATCCTGGGTGCGGCCCAGATCGACAAGTTCGGCAACCTGAACTCCACGGTGATCGGTGATTATGACCATCCGAAAACCCGGTTCTCCGGCAGTGGCGGCGGTTGCGACGTGGCCTCGTTTGTACCGAAAAGTCTCATCTTCATGCAGCAGGAACGACGAAAGTTTGTTAAAAAACTCGATTATCTGACCAGCCCGGGATACCTTGACGGACCGGACGGCCGAACCAATGCCGGCCTTTCCCGGGGCGGCCCCATGATGGTGATCACCAACATGGGCACCATGGGCTTTGACGATACCACTAAGGAGATGTACCTTTCTGGATATTATCCCGGCATTACACCCGAACAGATTCTGGAAAAAATGGAATTTTCAGTGGACGTTTCAAGGGCTGGTGAGGTGGCGCCGCCCACGGCTGAAGAATTGCGGATCCTGAGGGAAGAGTGTGATCCCCAGGGATTGATTCTCTAA
- a CDS encoding aldehyde ferredoxin oxidoreductase family protein translates to MHGFYDRILKIDLDQRSFEIDSVPEEIQRTYLGGKGLASYLLYTLNPPGVDPLAPENHLIFATGPVTQSSIWGSCRYGVFTKSPQTGFYSESYSGGRVPEAVDAAGFDAIVIRGACDGPTVVAIGPEGAKFHDAGDTWGMETYAAEDALNERFADPSRYKKKGAVVIGPAAENLVVFGVIENDYWRSAGRTGVGTILGSKKIKGLVFYGDRKRTPFSPDEVKTLTRKIMAEAKDSPAVKAYKSFGTPMMVDMLNKAKAFPTRYWSQGECEHREKINASALHSQCDVKASACGKCLMACGRLTTVKQGRHAGLKIEGPEYETLYAFGGLCMIDSIEEICYLNDLCDRLGMDTITAGNLCAFTMEAVERGRVDYDITYGDADGVARLLKEISSRQGIGDLLAQGIKPTARAWGLEDIAVHAKGLEPAGYDPRVLKGMGLAYATSDRGACHLRATFYKPELAGMIEPGQIENKAAMLLDFENRLTLFDTLILCRFYRDFYLWEGLGEMIHALTGISGDKATLQSVADAVSNVVRQFNLREGLTPADDRLPKGLHRELKKTGQNLEPGELEYMLKDYYRIRGWDEQGRLAPEDCI, encoded by the coding sequence ATGCATGGTTTTTACGACAGAATACTCAAGATAGACCTCGATCAGCGATCGTTTGAAATAGATAGCGTTCCCGAGGAGATCCAGAGAACATATCTCGGCGGCAAGGGGTTGGCCTCCTACCTGCTCTATACGCTCAACCCCCCCGGGGTTGACCCCCTTGCCCCTGAGAATCATCTTATATTTGCCACAGGTCCCGTGACCCAGAGTTCCATCTGGGGGTCGTGCAGGTACGGGGTCTTTACAAAATCCCCCCAGACCGGTTTTTATTCTGAATCCTACTCCGGGGGAAGGGTGCCTGAGGCGGTGGATGCCGCAGGGTTTGACGCCATTGTGATCCGGGGGGCCTGTGATGGGCCAACGGTCGTTGCCATAGGGCCAGAAGGTGCAAAGTTCCATGATGCAGGCGACACCTGGGGCATGGAAACCTATGCGGCCGAAGATGCCCTGAACGAGCGTTTTGCCGATCCGTCCAGGTACAAGAAAAAGGGGGCTGTGGTCATTGGCCCGGCCGCTGAAAACCTGGTGGTTTTCGGGGTAATTGAAAATGATTACTGGCGGTCTGCTGGCCGCACGGGCGTGGGAACCATCCTGGGATCGAAAAAAATCAAGGGCCTGGTCTTTTACGGGGACCGCAAGCGTACGCCCTTTTCCCCTGACGAGGTCAAGACCCTGACCCGAAAAATCATGGCCGAGGCAAAGGACAGCCCTGCCGTCAAGGCGTACAAGAGCTTTGGCACCCCCATGATGGTGGATATGCTCAACAAGGCCAAGGCCTTTCCCACCCGCTACTGGTCCCAGGGGGAGTGTGAACACAGGGAAAAGATAAATGCCTCAGCCCTTCATTCCCAATGCGATGTCAAGGCGAGTGCCTGTGGTAAGTGCCTCATGGCCTGCGGCCGCCTCACAACGGTGAAACAGGGAAGGCATGCAGGCCTTAAGATCGAAGGGCCGGAGTACGAAACCCTGTACGCCTTTGGCGGGCTGTGCATGATCGACAGCATCGAAGAAATCTGTTACCTCAACGACCTTTGCGACCGCCTGGGCATGGACACCATCACAGCCGGCAACCTGTGTGCCTTTACCATGGAGGCCGTGGAACGGGGTCGGGTGGATTATGACATCACCTATGGGGATGCCGATGGGGTGGCCCGCCTGCTCAAAGAGATATCGAGCCGGCAGGGTATCGGGGACCTCCTGGCCCAGGGCATCAAGCCAACGGCCAGGGCATGGGGACTTGAAGATATTGCCGTCCATGCCAAGGGCCTTGAGCCTGCAGGGTATGATCCCAGGGTACTCAAGGGAATGGGGCTTGCCTATGCCACATCTGACCGGGGTGCCTGCCATTTAAGGGCAACCTTTTACAAACCTGAACTTGCCGGCATGATTGAACCCGGTCAGATCGAGAACAAGGCAGCCATGCTCCTTGATTTTGAAAATCGCCTCACCCTGTTTGACACCCTTATCCTGTGCCGTTTCTACAGGGATTTTTATCTCTGGGAGGGACTGGGAGAGATGATCCATGCATTGACCGGTATTTCCGGAGACAAGGCAACCCTTCAAAGCGTTGCAGATGCCGTTAGTAACGTGGTTCGCCAATTTAACCTCAGGGAGGGGCTGACCCCGGCCGACGACCGCCTGCCCAAGGGCCTGCACCGGGAGTTGAAAAAAACCGGTCAAAACCTTGAGCCTGGAGAACTTGAATATATGCTCAAGGACTATTACCGCATTCGGGGGTGGGATGAGCAGGGCCGCCTGGCTCCGGAAGACTGTATTTAA
- a CDS encoding acetyl-CoA carboxylase biotin carboxyl carrier protein subunit: MSEELLAPMLGKIVEIYVNVGDGVEEDDDAVLIEAMKMETPIYIPCNGKVATINVKVGDTVEEDAVLMTIDPQ, encoded by the coding sequence ATGAGCGAAGAACTGCTGGCCCCAATGCTGGGCAAAATAGTTGAAATTTATGTCAATGTGGGCGATGGCGTCGAAGAGGATGACGATGCCGTACTCATCGAGGCCATGAAAATGGAAACCCCCATATACATTCCCTGCAACGGTAAGGTTGCAACGATCAACGTCAAGGTCGGTGATACCGTTGAAGAGGATGCCGTTCTCATGACCATTGATCCCCAATAG